The DNA sequence GGTTTGGTTTGTTCTGTTGCAAAATACCCCGGACCAATACCGTTAATCTGAACATTGTATTTTGCCCATTCGGTAGCCATATTTTTGGTTAGCATTTTCAAACCACCTTTGGCAGCGGCATAAGCCCCTACTGTATTTCGGCCTAATTCACTCATCATGGAGCAAATGTTGATTATTTTCCCTTGTCTTCGTTCGATCATTCCTTTGGCAACGTGTTTAGAAACAATAAACGGACTTACTAAATCGAGGTCAATTACTTCCTTAAAATCGGCCACTTCCATTTCGATTAGCGGAATCCTTTTGATAATTCCGGCATTGTTAATTAAAATATCAATTGGTCCTACTTCACTTTGAATTTTTTGAACTGCAGCACTAACTTCCTCCTCTACGGTCACATTAAATCTATAACCAACGGCTTTAATTCCTTCGTTTTGAAGTTCTTTTACCGCATCATCAATTTTTTGTTGCGAAGAATTACCGTTTACAACAATTGTTGCTCCGGCTTTTCCTAATCCTTTTGCCATTGCCATTCCCAGTCCGTGTGTACTTCCTGTAATCAAGGCTACTTTTCCTTCTATATCAAATAATGAATTTGCCATATTCTTATCTTAAATCTGTGATTTTACAAACGTCCATGTCTCCGTAATCTAAATTTTCGCCCGCCATTCCCCAGATAAAAGTATAATTACTTGTTCCTGAACCGGAATGAATAGACCATGGCGGAGAAATTACAGCCTGATGATTGTTCATCCAGATATGTCTGGTTTCCTGCGGTTGCCCCATAAAATGACAAACGGCCTGATTTTCGGGAATATCCAAATAGAAATAAACCTCCATTCTGCGATCGTGAACGTGCGCCGGCATGGTATTCCAAACACTACCCGTTCTTAACTCCGTCATCCCCATTTGCAATTGACAAGTGGTTACAACCCCTCCGATAATCATTTGATTTACGGTGCGATGATTCGCAGTTTCCACTGTGCCTAATTCTAATTTCTTGGCTTCTGCCAAGCTCACTTTTACCGTTGGATAATTCGTATGAGCCGGTGCTGAGTTGATGTAAAATTTAGCCGGATTTTTGCGGTCATCGCTTTTAAAAACAACCTCTTTATTACCACTACCGATATACAAAGCATCTTTAAATCCCAATGAATGAGACACTCCATCAACAACGATTGAACCGCTGCCTCCTACATTAATAATTCCCATTTCTCTGCGTTCTAAAAAATAACCCGCTTTAAGAGGATCAATAGTTTCCAATTGCAAATCACTTAAAGGAACTGCTGAACCCGTAATATATCTATCGTAATGCGAGTAGACCAATACAATCTCATCTTCCTGCATTAGGTCATCAATTAAAAATTCTTCTCTTAATTGCTGTGTGTCGTATTTTTTAACTGCTTCCGGGCTTGACGCGTATCTTGAACTGTGTTTTGTCATAACTTTAAATTTAATGTAATCGATTGCATAAAATTAAAATAATATTCTAAAATTATCCTTTAAACCGTTTAAAAGTTTTTTTTATTTTATAAATCTGTAATTGGACTGTATTTTGGCACTAGCGTTTTCATTACCAACCAACCTGTTAAGTAACAAACGGCACAAATTGAAAAAATGATAAAATAACCTGATTCAATTCCGTGAAAGCCCATAAAGGCCATATTGCTTTCTTTGGCATAATCAAACAACATTCCCGATCCTTTATTAATGAAAGTAGAACCTACTCCACCTGCTAAACCGCCAATTCCGGTAATTGTTGCAATTGCTTTTTTAGGAAACATATCACCAACAGTTGTAAAGATATTTGCCGACCAGGACTGGTGTGCAGCTCCTGCAATACCAATTATGATTACGGGAATCCAATAACTTATATGTCCTAAAGGTTGTGCGATTAAAGCTAAGAGCGGGAAAAAAGCAAAAATTAACATTGCTTTCATTCTGCCTTCGTAGGGATTCATTCCTTTTTTCTCCACAAAATAAGTGGGCAGCCAACCTCCAATAATGGATAGTAAGGTGATCATGTACAATACAAATAAGGGCAAAGCAGCCTGTGTTGAATCCATTCCGTAAACAGAGCTCAAATAAGCTGGGGTCCAGAATAAGAAAAACCACCAAACACCATCGGTCATAAATTTACCAAATGCAAAAGCCCAGGTTTGTTTGTATTTAAAACAAGCGGCAAGAGACACTTTAGTTGTTGTTTCAGGAACATATCCAGCCATTTTGCTGTCTGCGACATCATCTTGTTGGATGTACTCCAATTCTGCAGCACTTACTTTTGGGTGTTTTTCGGGTTTATCATACATAAACACCCAAAAACCCATCCACACAAAACCAAGAGCCCCAATGATAATAAAAGCCATTTCCCAACCAAAAGACTCTGCTATAAAAGGAATTGATATTGGCGCCGCCAAGGCTCCTACTGTTGCTCCGGCATTAAATATACTGGTAGAAAAGGCTCTGTCTTTTTTAGGAAAGTATTCTGCGGTTGTTTTTATGGCCGCCGGAAAATTTCCTGCTTCTCCAATAGCCAGCACAAAACGGGCAAAAATAAACAAGCACACACTTACGTTAATCACCATCCCGGTATCCTTTACCGTACTGATGATTTCTTTTGCTCTTTCAAAACCAACAAACCATTCACCTGCTATGATTCCGGCTGTTGCAATTCCGCAAAAGGCATGCAAGCAGGCCCCAAAAGACCAAATACCAATAGCCCATAAAAAACCTTTTTTAGTATCCAACCAGTCTACAAATCTTCCTGCAAACAAAAGTGATACCGCATAAAAAATCGAAAATAACGCGGTGATATTACCATAGTCATTGTTTGTCCAATGAAATTCCGGTGCAATAAAATCACTCCACGTTAAAGAAAGTACTTGTCTGTCTAAATAATTTATAGTAGTTGCAAAAAATAGCAGGGCGCATATACTCCAACGATAATTTCCAACTGTGGTTTTGGTTTGGCTCATAGTAACTGAATTTGTATGTTTTATGGTAATGGTTAATTCTTAAAATTTTACAACTCTCGACATTTCAACTTCATCAATTATGCGCAATACAACTTCTTTGTTCAATGGATCAAAACCAGAATAGAAACAAAAAAATGTAATCGATTGCACAAATATACCTTTAAATCTTTATATTCCAAATAAATTGCGTAAAAAATTAATTTAGGCTTTTAAATAAATACATTGTATAGAAAATATTACGCTAAATTACATATTAAACAATATATTTGTTAAATAGCAATATGTGGAAATAATCCGTTTCAGGTATAAAAATTGTACCAGATTCAGCCTTTATTCATTCATATTGAACATTTACTGGTTTAT is a window from the Flavobacterium cupriresistens genome containing:
- a CDS encoding gluconate 5-dehydrogenase produces the protein MANSLFDIEGKVALITGSTHGLGMAMAKGLGKAGATIVVNGNSSQQKIDDAVKELQNEGIKAVGYRFNVTVEEEVSAAVQKIQSEVGPIDILINNAGIIKRIPLIEMEVADFKEVIDLDLVSPFIVSKHVAKGMIERRQGKIINICSMMSELGRNTVGAYAAAKGGLKMLTKNMATEWAKYNVQINGIGPGYFATEQTKPIRVEGHPFNDFIINRTPAAKWGDADDLAGAAIFLSSKASDFVNGHILYVDGGILATIGKPANE
- the kduI gene encoding 5-dehydro-4-deoxy-D-glucuronate isomerase, with the translated sequence MTKHSSRYASSPEAVKKYDTQQLREEFLIDDLMQEDEIVLVYSHYDRYITGSAVPLSDLQLETIDPLKAGYFLERREMGIINVGGSGSIVVDGVSHSLGFKDALYIGSGNKEVVFKSDDRKNPAKFYINSAPAHTNYPTVKVSLAEAKKLELGTVETANHRTVNQMIIGGVVTTCQLQMGMTELRTGSVWNTMPAHVHDRRMEVYFYLDIPENQAVCHFMGQPQETRHIWMNNHQAVISPPWSIHSGSGTSNYTFIWGMAGENLDYGDMDVCKITDLR
- a CDS encoding MFS transporter, coding for MSQTKTTVGNYRWSICALLFFATTINYLDRQVLSLTWSDFIAPEFHWTNNDYGNITALFSIFYAVSLLFAGRFVDWLDTKKGFLWAIGIWSFGACLHAFCGIATAGIIAGEWFVGFERAKEIISTVKDTGMVINVSVCLFIFARFVLAIGEAGNFPAAIKTTAEYFPKKDRAFSTSIFNAGATVGALAAPISIPFIAESFGWEMAFIIIGALGFVWMGFWVFMYDKPEKHPKVSAAELEYIQQDDVADSKMAGYVPETTTKVSLAACFKYKQTWAFAFGKFMTDGVWWFFLFWTPAYLSSVYGMDSTQAALPLFVLYMITLLSIIGGWLPTYFVEKKGMNPYEGRMKAMLIFAFFPLLALIAQPLGHISYWIPVIIIGIAGAAHQSWSANIFTTVGDMFPKKAIATITGIGGLAGGVGSTFINKGSGMLFDYAKESNMAFMGFHGIESGYFIIFSICAVCYLTGWLVMKTLVPKYSPITDL